In a genomic window of Amycolatopsis japonica:
- a CDS encoding DUF2075 domain-containing protein: MALARGSAADLLIEARAGHLHSRLQEQAGFALGSRVGTSEVASWQRSLPIVLADLVDAGLGDVEVLLEHQLPHSKQRIDVVLCGIHPRGGESSFVFLEVKQWSKAESYLSEVINIPGLPGKHLHPAEQVHGYRQYFVDHTPALVERPQAIHAVVYLHNARRADVSGLLKDNPRPTSRLFTMDDKAAMGEHFNAVLDTSAPRQTNIAAGDELSGFAHRPTKPLLDLAAAEIKDREQFVLLDEQKVAYELVLQAVERSRAAQTRTVVIVEGGPGSGKSVIALSLLGELARRGRAVHHATGSKSFTSTMRKYAGRGSTRVQGLFKYFNAYVGCEPRELDVLICDEAHRIREKGVDRFTKKERRERADRQVNELINVATVPVFLLDGHQVVRPGEMGSLKEISTAAHALGCEVEIVRLHDQLRCGGSVSYDTWVARLLGLGSAEPPIPWSKLAGPLDEGITLTTSASPEALESWVLDQRSRHGGGGRLAAGFCWPWSDPVQTPDGLRLVDDVRLGEWKRPWNAKGEKSVPDVPGSSYWATDERGFGQVGCIYTAQGFEYDWSGVIFGKDLVRRDGMWRAVRANSKDSEVKKADELHFSALIKNTYKVLLTRGMRGTAIFSEDPETQEFLEEMTR, encoded by the coding sequence GTGGCTCTTGCGCGCGGCAGCGCGGCCGATCTCTTGATCGAAGCCCGTGCGGGACATCTGCACAGCCGGTTGCAGGAACAAGCCGGATTCGCCCTCGGCAGCAGGGTGGGAACCAGCGAGGTGGCCTCCTGGCAACGGAGCCTGCCCATCGTGTTGGCGGATCTCGTCGACGCGGGTCTCGGCGACGTCGAGGTTCTCCTCGAACATCAGCTACCGCACAGCAAGCAACGCATCGACGTGGTGCTGTGCGGCATTCACCCTCGCGGCGGGGAAAGTTCCTTCGTCTTCCTCGAGGTCAAGCAGTGGTCCAAGGCCGAGTCTTACCTGTCCGAGGTGATCAACATTCCCGGCCTGCCGGGAAAACACCTCCATCCGGCCGAACAGGTACACGGATACCGCCAGTATTTCGTGGACCACACCCCCGCACTGGTGGAGCGGCCACAGGCCATACACGCGGTGGTGTACCTGCACAACGCTCGACGTGCCGATGTGTCCGGTCTCCTCAAGGACAATCCTCGTCCCACCAGCCGGTTGTTCACCATGGACGACAAGGCGGCGATGGGCGAGCACTTCAACGCGGTCCTCGACACCTCGGCACCCCGGCAGACCAACATCGCCGCCGGTGACGAACTGAGCGGTTTCGCGCACCGTCCCACCAAGCCGTTGCTCGATCTCGCCGCGGCCGAGATCAAGGATCGCGAGCAGTTCGTCCTTCTCGACGAGCAGAAGGTCGCGTACGAACTCGTCCTGCAGGCTGTCGAGCGGTCTCGAGCGGCACAAACTCGCACGGTCGTCATCGTCGAAGGCGGACCGGGCTCGGGCAAGAGTGTCATCGCATTGAGCCTTCTCGGCGAGCTGGCTCGCCGAGGCCGCGCCGTCCACCACGCGACCGGCTCGAAGTCGTTCACCTCGACCATGCGCAAGTACGCGGGCCGCGGAAGCACTCGTGTCCAGGGGTTGTTCAAGTACTTCAACGCTTACGTGGGCTGCGAACCTCGCGAACTGGACGTCCTGATCTGCGACGAAGCACATCGCATCCGGGAAAAGGGTGTCGACAGGTTCACGAAGAAGGAGAGGCGCGAACGCGCCGACCGGCAGGTCAACGAACTCATCAACGTGGCGACCGTTCCGGTGTTCCTTCTCGACGGGCATCAGGTCGTGCGCCCTGGTGAAATGGGCTCGCTCAAGGAGATCAGCACGGCCGCCCACGCCCTCGGCTGTGAGGTCGAGATCGTCCGCCTGCACGACCAGCTGCGTTGTGGCGGCTCGGTTTCCTACGACACCTGGGTCGCGAGGCTGCTCGGACTCGGCTCCGCCGAACCGCCGATCCCGTGGAGCAAGCTCGCGGGCCCGCTCGACGAGGGCATCACCTTGACCACCTCCGCCTCTCCCGAAGCCCTGGAATCCTGGGTACTGGACCAGCGGTCTCGGCATGGTGGGGGAGGCCGGCTTGCGGCCGGTTTCTGTTGGCCGTGGAGCGATCCCGTCCAGACTCCGGACGGCCTTCGCCTCGTGGACGACGTCCGGCTCGGCGAGTGGAAACGGCCTTGGAACGCGAAGGGCGAGAAGTCGGTGCCCGACGTGCCCGGATCCAGCTATTGGGCGACGGACGAACGCGGCTTCGGCCAGGTCGGCTGCATTTACACCGCCCAGGGCTTCGAGTACGACTGGTCTGGCGTGATCTTCGGCAAAGACCTCGTCCGCCGTGACGGCATGTGGCGCGCGGTCCGAGCGAACTCCAAGGACTCCGAGGTCAAGAAGGCGGACGAACTGCATTTCAGCGCGCTGATCAAGAACACGTACAAGGTTCTGCTCACTCGCGGAATGCGCGGGACGGCCATCTTCTCGGAAGACCCCGAGACCCAGGAGTTCCTGGAAGAGATGACGCGGTAG
- a CDS encoding DNA/RNA helicase domain-containing protein produces MPVIKTAYDLREELQHKRILIELSKHVGIPFRASEESGEIGSWKRSLPVLANTLCAARLGHVQVLLEYKLPYSPKRVDAILCGVHPETGKPSYVLVELKQWEKAKATGAGLVLTPYGKKQPDLHPAEQVRRYCRQLLDFVPAFARIPGQVKGIAYMHNAVRGADWSLDEFEFDDFGQLYTSDLQADLVADLWSLLDTDPATAGAAMAAAHELISAPPSPARNLLKTAADAFGERDDFVLLDEQQVAYKTVLDAVAEADSGGGKKVVVVNGGPGSGKSAIAVTLLAALARQKRKALHATGSKAFTETLRLKVSGGDVRSGEIFKYFNEFRRAPADALDVLICDEAHRVRGMPRHLHGKVRSQIDELIDVAKVPLFLLDEHQVVRPTEIGTKTDIVSIAEMKGCQVIEISLDGQYRCGGSAKFDEWVVRLLGLGAEPPVAWSELVDDTEDEYVVDSVGSPHELESWLLRQAKHFSGTARMAAGFCWEWRDPVKVEGSLRLLEDVQIGGWRRPWNAKQGFDVPGVPSASLWASEPDGFGQVGCIYTAQGFEYDWAGAIFGDDLVIRDGEWRARRDFSFDKSVKAADPAGFDRLVRNTYKVLMTRGMQGLCVYSTDDETNAFLRKYAR; encoded by the coding sequence TTGCCGGTCATCAAGACCGCGTACGACCTGCGCGAAGAGCTTCAGCACAAGCGGATCCTGATAGAGCTGTCAAAACATGTGGGCATCCCGTTCCGGGCGTCCGAGGAGTCCGGTGAGATCGGCTCGTGGAAGCGCAGCCTGCCGGTACTCGCCAACACGTTGTGCGCCGCGCGGCTCGGCCACGTGCAGGTGTTGCTGGAATACAAGCTTCCATACAGCCCGAAGCGGGTGGACGCCATCCTCTGCGGCGTCCATCCTGAGACAGGGAAGCCCTCCTATGTGCTCGTCGAGCTGAAACAGTGGGAAAAGGCGAAAGCCACTGGCGCCGGTCTGGTGCTGACTCCCTACGGTAAAAAGCAGCCTGACCTGCATCCGGCGGAACAGGTCAGACGGTATTGTCGCCAACTGCTCGACTTCGTCCCGGCGTTCGCGCGTATTCCAGGGCAAGTCAAGGGAATCGCGTACATGCACAACGCCGTGCGCGGAGCCGACTGGTCGTTGGACGAGTTCGAGTTCGATGACTTCGGCCAGCTCTACACATCGGATCTCCAGGCGGACCTGGTCGCCGATCTGTGGTCCTTGCTGGACACGGATCCAGCCACCGCGGGCGCGGCGATGGCCGCCGCTCATGAATTGATCTCGGCTCCGCCGTCCCCAGCGCGGAACTTGCTGAAGACCGCGGCGGACGCTTTCGGTGAGAGGGACGATTTCGTCCTTCTCGATGAACAGCAGGTCGCCTACAAGACCGTGCTCGACGCGGTGGCCGAGGCCGATTCCGGTGGCGGGAAGAAGGTCGTCGTCGTCAACGGCGGACCGGGCTCGGGCAAGAGCGCCATCGCGGTGACACTCCTCGCCGCCCTCGCGAGGCAGAAGCGAAAAGCACTGCACGCGACCGGCTCCAAGGCCTTCACCGAAACCTTGCGGCTGAAGGTCTCCGGTGGCGATGTTCGGTCCGGCGAGATCTTCAAATACTTCAATGAGTTCCGCAGGGCTCCCGCGGATGCTCTCGACGTTCTGATCTGCGACGAAGCGCACCGCGTCCGAGGAATGCCTCGACATCTGCACGGCAAAGTACGGAGCCAGATCGATGAGCTGATCGATGTCGCCAAAGTGCCGCTCTTCCTCTTGGACGAGCACCAGGTCGTGCGCCCGACGGAGATCGGTACCAAGACCGACATCGTCTCCATCGCGGAAATGAAGGGCTGCCAGGTCATCGAGATCAGTCTCGACGGCCAGTACCGGTGCGGCGGCTCGGCGAAGTTCGACGAGTGGGTGGTCAGGCTTCTGGGACTCGGTGCGGAGCCGCCGGTGGCCTGGTCCGAACTCGTGGACGACACCGAGGACGAGTATGTGGTGGATTCCGTCGGATCTCCCCATGAGCTGGAGAGCTGGCTTCTCCGGCAGGCCAAGCACTTCTCGGGAACGGCGCGGATGGCGGCCGGCTTCTGCTGGGAGTGGCGCGACCCGGTCAAGGTCGAGGGAAGCCTGAGGTTGCTCGAGGACGTGCAGATCGGCGGCTGGCGGCGGCCTTGGAACGCCAAGCAGGGTTTCGACGTACCAGGCGTTCCATCGGCTTCACTGTGGGCCTCCGAGCCGGACGGGTTCGGACAGGTCGGTTGCATCTACACCGCACAGGGTTTCGAATACGACTGGGCGGGCGCGATCTTCGGTGACGACCTCGTGATCCGAGACGGCGAGTGGCGCGCCCGGCGCGATTTCTCCTTCGACAAATCGGTGAAGGCCGCCGATCCCGCTGGCTTCGACCGTTTGGTCCGCAACACCTACAAAGTGCTCATGACGCGCGGAATGCAGGGATTGTGCGTTTACTCCACGGATGACGAGACCAACGCCTTCCTGCGGAAGTACGCGCGGTAG
- a CDS encoding NtaA/DmoA family FMN-dependent monooxygenase (This protein belongs to a clade of FMN-dependent monooxygenases, within a broader family of flavin-dependent oxidoreductases, the luciferase-like monooxygenase (LMM) family, some of whose members use coenzyme F420 rather than FMN.), whose product MDRSRPVSRARSIRRVVQCRCVIAPYARYRGSRDSTVHEGMQFPTLDFSLLIPLLAHHTEHLGFAYTQNILQEPPYAFARRMSTLDHLTQGRVAWNVVNSFLPGAGRNLGYGGLPDHDELYERAQDYLSAVCKLWEWSWDDDAVVKDKVTRQFADPAKVHEVKHRGPYYQVDGPHLCEPSPQGTPLLFQAGQSAVGRKFAGRHAEAVFIGSQSPENAAPLVSGFRHAAQAAGRHPRSIKVFVPRTYVVGSTESEAKRRDADLLERQTIEGNLARMSVFLDRDFAEDDPATPVGELRRRKNLPSELRTLLDAGERDEQTLGELILRIGNRRLAGTPDQIAEDVARWQAAGVDGINLQYVVLPTSFAEFVDHVCPVLRDQGLMQREYTGGTLREKFFPGAGPRLPEDHPARRRAG is encoded by the coding sequence GTGGATCGATCTCGCCCGGTTTCTCGAGCGCGGTCGATTCGACGCGTTGTTCAATGCCGATGTGTGATCGCGCCATACGCGCGGTACCGCGGGTCCCGTGACTCGACCGTGCACGAGGGCATGCAGTTCCCCACCCTCGACTTCTCCCTGCTGATCCCACTGCTCGCTCACCACACCGAGCATCTCGGTTTCGCCTACACCCAGAACATCCTGCAAGAACCGCCGTACGCCTTCGCTCGACGTATGTCCACTTTGGATCATCTTACCCAGGGGCGCGTCGCGTGGAACGTGGTCAATTCCTTCTTGCCGGGAGCAGGCCGGAATCTGGGTTATGGAGGCCTCCCCGACCACGACGAGCTCTATGAAAGGGCGCAGGACTACCTGAGCGCCGTCTGCAAGCTGTGGGAGTGGAGCTGGGACGACGACGCGGTCGTCAAGGACAAGGTCACACGCCAATTCGCCGATCCGGCGAAGGTGCATGAAGTCAAGCATCGTGGCCCCTATTACCAGGTGGACGGCCCACATCTGTGCGAACCGTCGCCACAGGGGACCCCGTTGCTGTTCCAGGCGGGACAGTCCGCGGTGGGCCGGAAGTTCGCGGGACGGCACGCGGAAGCGGTCTTCATCGGATCGCAAAGCCCGGAGAACGCGGCACCGCTGGTCTCAGGTTTCCGCCACGCGGCCCAAGCGGCCGGCCGGCACCCCCGGTCGATCAAAGTCTTCGTGCCACGCACCTACGTCGTAGGGAGCACGGAGTCGGAGGCCAAGCGTCGAGATGCCGATTTGCTGGAACGACAGACCATCGAGGGCAACCTCGCCCGGATGTCGGTGTTCCTCGATCGCGACTTCGCCGAAGACGACCCGGCGACACCGGTGGGAGAACTACGTCGCCGAAAGAACCTTCCGTCGGAGTTACGGACGCTGCTCGATGCCGGCGAGCGGGACGAGCAGACGCTGGGCGAACTCATCCTCAGGATCGGCAACAGGCGCCTCGCCGGAACTCCGGACCAGATCGCCGAAGATGTCGCGCGCTGGCAAGCGGCCGGCGTGGACGGTATCAACCTGCAGTATGTCGTCCTGCCGACCAGCTTCGCCGAGTTCGTCGACCATGTCTGCCCGGTGCTGCGGGACCAAGGCCTCATGCAACGCGAGTACACCGGCGGCACCCTGAGGGAGAAGTTCTTTCCAGGCGCCGGTCCGCGTCTACCCGAAGATCATCCAGCCCGACGTCGAGCCGGGTGA
- a CDS encoding sigma-70 RNA polymerase sigma factor region 4 domain-containing protein gives MSTSPTRKATQCLTISGRSPRWRSSNGRFNELTAQPTALSLDGRVIGFGLPDRPIPLDELRITLLKRQTGNQVKNAVWSEVVRRAQEQGDPWTTAALGLMMPGLKKVAGSIARNFRGDIADFDAEIVEGFLQALNSLAPDKPMRYSSLRFMAHRYGLEARGKEDRINGTRSTYDESTFVRYRARTTGHPDLVLAQAVKDDTLTEDEASLIGRVRLDGEGAASVAHERGVSSYQFRQQLSRAERRLTESLTRRSAAA, from the coding sequence GTGTCGACCTCCCCGACAAGAAAGGCAACGCAATGCCTGACCATCAGCGGTCGCTCACCTCGCTGGAGATCATCGAACGGGCGCTTCAACGAGCTGACCGCGCAGCCGACAGCGCTGTCACTCGACGGACGCGTCATCGGGTTCGGCCTCCCCGACCGGCCGATCCCCCTGGACGAACTCCGGATCACGCTCCTGAAGCGCCAGACCGGCAACCAGGTGAAGAACGCCGTCTGGAGCGAGGTCGTGCGACGCGCGCAGGAACAGGGTGACCCCTGGACCACCGCGGCACTCGGGTTGATGATGCCAGGTCTGAAGAAGGTCGCCGGCAGCATCGCCCGCAACTTCCGCGGTGACATCGCCGACTTCGACGCCGAGATCGTCGAAGGATTTCTCCAGGCATTGAACTCCCTGGCCCCGGACAAGCCGATGCGCTACTCGTCCCTGCGGTTCATGGCCCACCGCTACGGGCTGGAGGCTCGCGGCAAGGAAGACCGGATCAACGGAACACGCTCCACGTACGACGAGAGCACGTTCGTCAGGTACCGAGCCCGGACAACCGGACATCCGGACCTCGTCCTGGCGCAAGCCGTGAAAGACGACACCCTGACCGAAGACGAAGCCAGCCTCATCGGACGAGTGCGGCTCGACGGCGAGGGAGCCGCATCCGTTGCCCACGAACGCGGCGTCTCCTCCTACCAATTCCGGCAGCAGCTGTCACGAGCCGAGCGGCGACTGACGGAGTCGCTCACTCGCCGTTCCGCCGCAGCATGA
- a CDS encoding DUF6907 domain-containing protein — MILKEITRLCDTNTACRSAVLLDDLHTCSVLKENGMENKALLGSVPGMDLGALDAAQSEGRTCVRCGRVPLHRVDLRQVGAPDLIACSGEDAAICSRPVFWLAKPCPRWCNGRYDGDACPDRRHFFSWEEQGPLTLEDAQEMGPGLGWQPEHTVVSLDQGDREEAPRIWCGKGVTNQGWHMTEDEARRLAVTLTAAADLAAGEPADQLQLPFSTVAA, encoded by the coding sequence GTGATCCTGAAAGAAATCACTCGATTGTGCGACACCAATACGGCGTGTCGCTCCGCCGTATTGCTCGATGATCTGCATACGTGCTCTGTGTTGAAGGAGAACGGTATGGAGAACAAGGCTTTGTTGGGTAGCGTGCCCGGGATGGATCTGGGCGCGCTCGATGCGGCGCAGAGTGAAGGGCGTACCTGTGTCCGGTGCGGACGCGTTCCGCTTCATCGAGTTGACTTGAGGCAGGTCGGCGCGCCAGATCTGATCGCCTGCTCCGGCGAGGATGCGGCAATCTGTTCGCGGCCGGTGTTCTGGCTGGCGAAGCCCTGCCCGCGGTGGTGCAACGGTCGATACGACGGCGATGCCTGTCCGGATCGTCGTCACTTCTTCAGCTGGGAGGAGCAGGGGCCCTTGACCTTGGAGGACGCTCAGGAGATGGGGCCGGGGTTGGGGTGGCAGCCTGAGCACACGGTCGTGAGCCTTGACCAGGGCGACCGCGAGGAAGCCCCGCGGATCTGGTGCGGCAAGGGAGTGACCAATCAGGGCTGGCACATGACCGAAGACGAGGCCCGTCGCCTCGCCGTGACGTTGACGGCCGCCGCGGACTTGGCTGCGGGTGAGCCGGCCGATCAGCTGCAACTGCCGTTCAGCACCGTCGCGGCATAA
- a CDS encoding HNH endonuclease translates to MSLSLRELAPAVPADELQVAARQLAAYGWREVKARREAERTYIDKDLRQAVWFRDDPLQRCYLCGYRFSPDARDAFLRRKSGRLTPARLVDFTRPRGINHRHLRVELDHVIPVFEGGATDEDNLRLACGWCNLVKSSLWSLYDAKSWSAGVINHPSLGRITVPQPFWVMRIVATRARCEAPDGCPARLETDELFVAPLSKKGALTPTNLMVVCRKHDPWAGHRLVSPSLLSRR, encoded by the coding sequence ATGTCCTTATCGCTCCGCGAGCTGGCTCCTGCCGTGCCAGCTGATGAGCTACAGGTTGCGGCGCGCCAGCTGGCCGCTTATGGATGGCGGGAGGTAAAAGCACGCCGTGAAGCTGAGCGAACATATATCGACAAAGACCTGCGGCAAGCAGTGTGGTTTAGGGACGACCCGCTGCAGCGTTGCTATCTTTGCGGCTATAGGTTCTCGCCTGATGCGAGAGACGCCTTTCTTCGACGAAAATCAGGGCGACTGACTCCCGCGAGGCTTGTCGACTTTACTCGGCCTCGAGGGATAAATCACAGGCACTTGCGAGTCGAACTCGACCACGTCATTCCTGTCTTCGAGGGCGGCGCGACGGACGAGGATAACCTTCGACTTGCATGCGGCTGGTGCAATCTTGTCAAGAGCAGCCTGTGGAGCCTTTACGACGCCAAGTCCTGGTCGGCCGGCGTTATCAATCATCCATCGCTAGGTCGCATCACCGTACCGCAGCCATTTTGGGTCATGCGGATTGTTGCGACTCGTGCGAGATGCGAAGCACCGGACGGTTGCCCGGCCCGCCTCGAAACGGACGAGCTTTTTGTCGCCCCACTCAGCAAGAAAGGGGCTCTCACCCCAACAAACCTCATGGTCGTATGTCGCAAACATGATCCTTGGGCGGGCCATCGCCTGGTAAGCCCATCGCTATTGTCTAGAAGGTAG
- the dndA gene encoding cysteine desulfurase DndA, whose protein sequence is MTSEDEERAVYLDSNATTPLEPAVLDEVMHYLSVEYGNAGSRTHEYGQTAKSRVQRAREQVAAVVDAQPDEVIFTSGATEANNIALLGLAPHGDKTGRRRIVTTQIEHKAVLEPVEELQKRRFDVVYVPPTSGGWVDPDAVAAAVTPDTLAVSIMHVNNETGVRQPLSDIVDQLRDHDAYLHVDAAQGFGKEQPDLKDPRIDLISVSGHKIYAPKGIGTLITRRRGYKRPPLTPLTYGGGQERGLRPGTLPVALIAGLGTAAQLATANHRRRQDTCLRYQRDVIATFQDLGAEFNGDLDRTVAHTVNVSIPGLDSEAVMLSLKGAAAISNGSACTSHSYEPSHVLTAMALSPDRLQGALRISWSHMTQATDWDDLRGRIAAIR, encoded by the coding sequence GTGACCAGCGAAGATGAAGAGCGAGCCGTCTATCTGGACTCGAACGCCACAACGCCACTGGAGCCGGCAGTGCTAGACGAGGTCATGCACTACCTCTCCGTTGAGTATGGCAACGCCGGCAGCCGAACCCACGAGTACGGCCAGACCGCCAAGAGCAGAGTTCAGCGAGCTCGCGAACAGGTTGCCGCGGTCGTCGATGCGCAACCTGATGAGGTGATCTTCACCAGCGGCGCCACCGAGGCCAACAACATCGCGCTACTCGGCCTGGCACCGCACGGAGACAAGACCGGACGACGTCGCATCGTCACCACACAGATCGAGCACAAAGCCGTCCTCGAGCCGGTCGAAGAGCTGCAGAAACGACGCTTCGACGTCGTCTACGTACCGCCAACTTCAGGTGGCTGGGTCGATCCAGACGCCGTAGCAGCCGCCGTCACACCCGACACGCTCGCAGTGTCGATCATGCACGTCAACAACGAAACCGGGGTGCGGCAGCCGCTCAGCGACATCGTCGACCAACTCCGCGACCACGATGCCTACCTACATGTCGACGCCGCACAAGGGTTCGGGAAAGAACAGCCCGACCTCAAGGACCCTCGCATCGACCTCATCAGCGTCTCAGGGCACAAGATCTACGCGCCCAAGGGCATCGGAACGCTCATCACCAGGCGACGAGGCTACAAACGACCGCCACTGACGCCCCTCACCTACGGTGGCGGCCAAGAACGTGGCCTCCGACCCGGCACCCTGCCCGTGGCGCTCATCGCGGGTCTCGGCACTGCGGCGCAGCTCGCCACGGCCAACCACCGACGGCGACAGGACACCTGCCTCAGGTACCAGCGAGACGTGATCGCCACGTTCCAAGACCTGGGTGCTGAATTCAACGGCGACCTGGACCGCACAGTGGCACACACTGTGAACGTCTCCATTCCAGGTCTCGACTCTGAGGCCGTCATGCTCTCGCTCAAGGGAGCCGCCGCTATCTCCAACGGCTCAGCTTGCACGTCGCACAGCTACGAGCCGAGTCATGTCCTGACTGCAATGGCGCTTAGCCCTGACCGACTCCAAGGGGCACTGCGGATCTCTTGGAGCCACATGACACAAGCCACCGACTGGGACGACCTCCGTGGTCGTATAGCCGCAATCCGTTAG
- the dndB gene encoding DNA sulfur modification protein DndB has product MSTATDGRPVEESRHPVVARPDVFEYVFPAIRGVQAQRHFYVTMFPLRLVPRLFLFDEEELQANLRAQRSLNKARVPEMARYILDNPHNYVFSALTASVDADIRFDPLGAGGAEGRIGLLAIPMSARFVINDGQHRRAAIEQALRENPDMGDESIPIVLFLDIGLERCQQMFTDLNRYAIRPSRTLTILYDHRENGARIVKNIVKSSALWADLIEMERNNLSARSRKLFTLSALHGATKALLDSVEELTVDDAAKLARNYWDLVAEKVTEWQLVHEKKVTAGDVRRDFIHSHGIALHALGKVGNTLLRESRDSRKWRRSLTSLATIDWSRANSQLWEGRALIGGKVSKSSTNVTLTTNVIKKTLGIQLSPEEMRIETMYERGRS; this is encoded by the coding sequence ATGTCGACCGCCACAGATGGACGTCCTGTCGAGGAGTCGCGACATCCCGTCGTGGCTCGCCCGGACGTCTTCGAGTACGTGTTCCCCGCCATCCGTGGCGTGCAAGCGCAACGTCACTTTTACGTGACGATGTTTCCCCTCCGTCTTGTGCCACGCCTCTTTCTCTTCGATGAAGAGGAACTACAGGCGAATTTGCGGGCTCAGCGCAGCCTCAACAAAGCGCGCGTCCCCGAGATGGCTCGCTATATTCTCGATAACCCTCATAACTACGTGTTCTCTGCACTGACTGCTTCTGTCGACGCCGATATTCGATTCGACCCACTTGGCGCAGGTGGCGCGGAGGGTCGCATAGGACTCCTCGCGATACCGATGTCAGCCCGCTTTGTCATCAATGACGGACAGCACCGTCGCGCGGCAATTGAACAAGCCTTGCGCGAGAATCCGGACATGGGTGATGAAAGTATTCCGATCGTCTTGTTTCTAGATATCGGTCTGGAACGCTGTCAGCAGATGTTTACAGACCTCAACAGGTACGCTATCCGTCCATCGCGCACCCTGACGATTCTGTACGATCATCGCGAAAATGGCGCCCGCATCGTCAAGAACATCGTCAAAAGCTCGGCTCTGTGGGCAGATCTGATCGAGATGGAACGCAACAATCTTTCAGCCCGGTCCCGAAAGCTCTTCACACTCTCGGCTCTCCACGGCGCTACCAAAGCGCTCTTGGATTCAGTCGAGGAGTTGACCGTTGATGATGCTGCGAAACTTGCGCGCAACTATTGGGATCTCGTCGCTGAGAAGGTAACTGAGTGGCAGCTGGTTCACGAGAAGAAGGTCACAGCTGGAGATGTCCGACGTGACTTCATCCACAGCCACGGGATCGCTCTTCACGCACTGGGGAAAGTTGGCAACACGCTGTTGCGTGAGTCGCGCGATTCACGAAAATGGCGACGTTCCCTGACGTCACTAGCTACGATCGACTGGTCGCGCGCGAACTCGCAGCTCTGGGAAGGTCGAGCTCTTATCGGCGGCAAAGTGTCCAAGTCGAGCACAAACGTTACTCTCACGACAAACGTGATCAAGAAAACACTGGGCATTCAGCTCTCCCCTGAGGAGATGCGCATCGAGACGATGTACGAACGAGGGCGATCATGA